The segment GTTTTCGGAAGAAAGAGTTGACATATATGGAGTCTCAGCGGACCCTGTTTCAGCACTGCTTAAGTTCAGCGATAAACACAATATTGAGTATTCATTACTAAGTGACTTGGAAAAAGAACTTATAAGTCAGTTTGGTGTCTGGGGAAAAAAGAAACTTTACGGCAAAGAGTATGAGGGAATTTTCCGCAGCACCGCCATTCTTGATGGAAAAAATGTGGTGACGCACGTGTTTCCAAAAGTGTCACCGAAAGGACACGCCGACCAGGTCCTTGAAATTCTTCGAGACTTTGGATACTCGTAACCTACCTGATAAGATGGACAAGCCTCATAGGCAGTTGGCTTGGAAACTATTCTTCAACGCGGTGGCTCAGATGAGTCCTGAGGATGCTGTACAAATTATGGCACCTATCCTCAAGAAAGCCAGTGGTCAAGCTGAAGACCACATGAGGCTCTCTCCCGAGACAGCACTGCTGTTAGTAATCGATGTGCAAGAAAAGATTTTCGCCACCATGCACGAGGAGGTTGAGACGGAGGAAAACATTAATCGTATTGTTGCAGGGGCGAAGATATTGAAGTTACCCATTATCTGGACGGAACAGTATCCGAGGGGGCTCGGCCCAACGATCGCCTCTGTTCAAGAGTTACTGAAAGATAACGAAAAACTGGAGAAGATCGCTTTCAGCTGTCTCGGTGATGCTGCTGTAAAAGAAAGCTTGCGAACACATAACAGAAAGCAAGTACTTGTTTGCGGCATTGAGGCCCATGTGTGTGTCTATCAGACAGTTGTTGATCTAGTAGAAGAAGGTTATGATGTCCATTTGGTGACAGACGCTACCATGTCACGAAAAGAATCAAACTATCGCTTGGCCGTGACAAAAATGGGGAGGATGGGCGCGCAGCTGACATCGGTGGAAATGGCTCTTTTTGAACTTCAGAGGGTGGCCAAAGGTGACACATTTAAAGCAATCGCCGGCACCATCAAATAGAATAAGATCTTCAGGCCAAGCCCAAGCAATTGAACGTTGTCATATAGGTTGTTGAAGGGGAAATTCCTGTCACAGGCAGCTGGAATAATGACGCATTTACCAGGCTATTGGTTTGAATAAAAGGAGAACAACCATGATATCACCCATGAAACGCACCCACACCCCTGTGATGCTGCTAGTGGCTGTGTTTGCAGCGGCAATTGGTTGGTCTACTCCAGTGACGGAGGAGATTGACATCCCGCACGAGAAACACGTTTTGGACAACGGATTAACGCTCATCATCCATGAGGACCACAAGGCGCCCATCGTTGCCGTAAATGTCTGGTATCATGTGGGATCAAAGAATGAAAAGCCGGGCCGGACGGGTTTCGCACACCTGTTTGAGCACCTCATGTTCAACGGATCAGAGAATTTCAATGACGACTATTTTATTCCTTTAGAGAAAGTAGGTGCTACTGACCTCAACGGGACCACGAACGAAGATCGGACAAACTACTTTCAGAACGTACCGTCTAACGCCACGGACTTAGTACTGTGGATGGAATCTGACCGAATGGGCCATCTTCTCGGCGCGATAGACCAGGATAAATTAGATGAGCAACGCGGCGTCGTTCAGAATGAAAAGCGGCAAGGGGAAAACCAGCCGTATGCGATCGCCTATGAACTGATTACCAAGAACACCTTCCCGAAGGGGCACCCCTATTCATGGACAGTGATCGGTTCCATGGAGGACTTAGATGCCGCTGAGCTGAATGATGTGCATAAGTGGTTCAAGGACTACTACGGCGCTGCCAACGCTGTCATCGCCATCGCTGGCGACATTGATGCGGAGGCGGCCAAAGCGAAGGCTGAGGAGTACTTCGGTACGATCCCGCCTGGCCCGCCGGTGAAAAGGCAGGACATGTGGATTGCCAAAATGTCGGGTACGCATCGGCAGATTGCTCAGGATCGAGTTCCGTTGCCGAGGATTTACAAGGTCTGGAACATTCCTCAGTGGGGCTCCGCTGATGCCGATTATCTTGACTTGGTAAGTGACGTCCTGGCGGTGGGAAAGAACTCACGCCTGTACAAGCGGCTGGTGTACGAAGACCAGATTGCAACTAATGTGAATGCTTATGTGGATCTGCGCGAAATTGGTGGACAGTTCGCTATCGTGGCCACTGCGCAACAGGGCGTAGATCTCACGGAGGTTGAAAAGGCTCTTGATGAAGAAATCGCGACCTTTCTAAGGAAAGGCCCCACGAAGCGTGAGATGGAACGGATAAAAACACAGTACAGGGCGAGGTTCATCAGAGGTATCGAAAGGATAGGCGGCTTTGGCGGCAAGTCTGATATCCTTGCCAGGAACGAAGTGTATGGCGGAACTCCCGATCACTACAAAGTGACGCTGGAGAGGATCGCCTCCGCCTCCAGGAACGATCTGAAGAAGACAGCAATGAAGTGGCTTTCTGACGGCGTATACATTCTGGAGATTCACCCCTTTCCCAAGCACATGACCACTGAGACAGATGTAGACCGTTCGAAGTTACCGGACGTGGGAGGGTTTCCCGCTCTTGAGTTGCCCGATATCCAGAAGGTAACTCTCTCAAACGGCCTGGAAATCATTCTCGCTGAGCGTCATGAGATTCCTGTGGTGAGTCTGACACTGGTGGTGGATGCGGGCTATGCGGCGGACCAGTTTGGCCTCGCCGGAACAGCCAGCATGTCCATGTTGATGCTGGATGAAGGGACTAATAGTAGAAGCGCGCTCGAGATTAGTGACGAACTTAAGGTGTTGGGAGCACAAGTAAGTGCGGGGGCAGACTTGGATATATGCATCGTCTCTCTATCAGCGCTGAAGGAAAATCTCGACGCCTCTTTGGATGTCTTTGCAGATGTAATCCTCAACCCCACTTTTCCCAAGGATGAACTTGAGCGGCTGAAGAAGCAGCGGCTTGCTTCCATCAAGCAAGAAGAAACAAGACCCATAACCATGGCCCTTCGTGTCCTGCCAGCGCTGTTGTATGGCGAGGGGCACGCTTATAGCAACCCGTTGACTGGCAGCGGAACAGTAGCGTCGACGGAGTCCATGACCCGGGACGACTTGGTCAGCTTTCACGACAGTTGGCTTCAACCCCAAGGCGCTACCATGGTAGCCGTTGGAGATATTACGGTAGATGAATTGGTTACCAGCTTGGAGAACCTGTTCAGTGACTGGAAGCAGAAGACGGAGTTACCTGGAAAGAATATATCAGAGGTGTCCCTTCCCGCTCAGTCGAGGGTCTATCTCATGGATAAACCAGGGGCAATTCAGTCTATCATCATCGCGGGACACTTGGCGCCGCCCACGAATAATCCTGATGAAATAAGAATTGAGACCATGAATACCATTCTGGGAGGCGCTTTTACCTCTCGTATCAATATGAACCTGCGGGAGGACAAACACTGGTCCTACGGTGCCAGGAGTTTGTTCTGGGAGGCCAAGGGTCAGCGCATGTTCTTCGCCTATGCTCCAGTGCAGACAGATAAGACAAAGGAGTCCTTGGTAGAATTGAACAAGGAACTGCGGGGAATCATAGGAGAGAATCCGGCGTCAAAAGAAGAGCTGTCAAAAGCGCAGAAGAGCCAGACGCTGCGGTTGCCGGGCAGGTTCGAGACCATGAATGCAGTTTCGGGAGCCATTGTTGAAATGGTCAAGTTCGGAATTCCTGAGGATTACTATGAAACCTATCCCGGTCTGGTTCGTGGGCTAGATATCGCCGAGATATCTCAGGTGGCTAAGAACGTGCTCTACCCTGACAGACTGACGTGGCTGGTTGTGGGGGATAGGGAGAAGATAGAAGCGGGAATCAAAGAACTGGGGTACGGCGAAGTTCAGATCATTACGGTGGGCGGAGAATAGTTGGCTTCCCGGGCTTAAGTATCTCACAAACCAAAGCGTTTCCTGACAATATAGAAGGCATGTATGACAGAAGGGTTTGAGTTCATAAAGGAGTCGGGCGGAATCAAAGAATACCGCCTAATAGAAAACGATCTAACGGTCTTGTCTATGGTAGACCACTCGGCGCCGGTGGTAACATTTATGGTGACATATCGGGTGGGGTCCCGCAATGAGGCGATAGGACATACTGGTGCAACTCATCTGCTGGAGCATCTTATGTTCAAGGGATCGACGAATTATAGTAAGGATAACAGCAAGACAATCTGGAGAGTGTTACAGGACGTTGGCGCTGTTCTGAATGCGACGACGTGGTTCGACAGGACAAACTACTTCGAACTTCTCCCCAGTGAGCACCTTGAAAAAGCAATTTCTATTGAGGCAGATCGGATGCGACACGCGTTCCTGCGGGACGAAGACCGCCAGCCCGAAATGACGGTTGTGCGTAACGAATTCGAGCGCGGCGAAAATGAACCGTTCGAAGTGCTGGACAAGAATATCTGGGCCACCGCCTATCAGGCCCACCCCTACCACCACGCTACAATCGGCTGGCGCTCGGACATTGAGAACGTTTCCACGGAACGCCTGCGACAGTTTTATGACACATTTTACTGGCCGAACAACGCCACGGTAAGCATTGTTGGGGGCGTTGAGGGGAAAACAGCCTTGGGCTTGGTGATAAAACATTTCGGGTCGATAGGTAGGTCTACGCAACAGATTCCGGTGATGTATACAACTGAACCTGAGCAAGAGGGTCAGAGGCGTGTCGTTCTGAAGCGGGCTGGCGAGGTGCCGATTGTGGGCATCGCTAATAAATCACCCGAAGGGCGCCACGGCGACAGCTATGTACTTCAGGTGCTGGCATCCATTCTCACATCTGGGAAAAACAGCAGATTCTACAAAAGCATTATGGATCGTGGGCTGGCTACAGATGTTTCCGTTTGGGCCCACCCGCTCCACGACAACGGACTTTTTATTACTTATGCTTTTGTAACCCCCGGCACAGAACCGGAGCGGGTAGAGAAATTAATCTGGGATGAATATGAGAGTCTTAAGGAAAAGGGTGTTAAGAAGCAAGAGGTTGATAAAGCGAAAACTAGAATACGGGCAGAGACAGCTTTCAGCCGTGACGGCTCTTACTCGATTGCCAGCCACCTGAATGAGGCGATTGCCTTGGGCGACTGGACCTTTTATACGACGTATCTGGAGCGGATAGAACAGGTAACGGTAGAGGATGTACAGCGCGCATGTAAAACATATCTTATAGAGGATACGAGTACTGTGGGTCACTTTGTTCCCACGCAGGCGGGCGAGGCTGAAGGGTAGACCTGGGCGGAAAACCGAAAGAACACCAGCTAACGAAAAATGGATTTGATCGCGCCACAGATAAATGACGTTACGCCTGTTGATGGAGTCAGGGTCCTCTCTTTGGAGACGGGAGTGCGGGATGTTGTCACTATCACCGGCAGTCTGTTGGGAGGCGAGGTGTTTAGTCCGGACAGCAACAGCGCTGTGGCTGAAATGACGGCGTCTATGCTGGATCAGGGCACAGAAGAGAGGGACAAGTTTGCTATTAGCGAGACCTTGGAAAATGTGGGCGCGGCCCTCACATTTAGTTCTGATAATTACCGCGTGCGCTTTGGTGCCAGATGTCTATCAAAAGATGTAGGTGTCGTTCTGGAACTGTTGGCTGAGCAACTTAGGACACCAGCCTTCAAAAAGAGAGAACTTGACACTCTAATTAAGCGCAGGGTAGGTGAGTTGAAAAAGCACTCAGAGGACACCAGAGCGCGTGCAATGGAAGCGTTCCTGCAGACACTCTATCCTGAAGACCACCCCAACTTCTACACCCCTATGGAGAGACAGCTTGCCGAAACAAAAGCAATTCAGGCGCAGGAACTGAAGAAATTCCACGGGGACAATTACGGCACCAGGAAGCTTACGATCGTTGCTGTGGGTGACGTAAATCATGAAAAAATTACAGGCGGTGTAAAAAGACATTTTTCAGGGTGGCAAATGTCGCCGCTATCAATCGCCCGGCAGGATGAAGTCGTAGCCAACACAATTGGTGAGCCGGTAGACAAAACGATTGAGATGAAAGGCAAAACAAGTGCAGACACGGTTTTTGGTCAGCCGATCGGTATTGATCGGGACCATGAAGAGTTCCATCCTCTTATGCTGGGGCATTTCATCTTGGGCGGAAATTTTTCAGCCCGCCTCATGTCAACGGTACGCGACCAGGAAGGACTGACGTATGGAATCCAGGCCATCGTTGCGGGGGTTGACAATGGAAATGATGGCTACTGGTACGTCTGGGGGACTTTTGCTCCAGAACTGACGGCTCAGGGACGAAAATCGGCGGTTAAGCAGCTGAAAAAATGGATTGAGAACGGGGTCACTGAGGATGAGCTGGCAAGAAAGAAAACGACAATTGGTGGAATGTATAGGGTCGGCCTTGCAACAACTGCCGGCCTTGCCGGGCGGATCCTCACAACTGTTGAGCGCGGTCGCACGCTGGATTACATAGACAGCTATCCAGACAGAATTGGTGCAATAACATTGGACCAGGTGAACAAGGCCATCAGAGGCTATTGTGACAGCGGGAAGCTGGTAACAGTGGTGGCCGGCGCTACAAACAAGTAATAGCCGTTGTGGACGTAATTCTTACGGCAGCCATTACTGCTAACGGAATGATTGCGCACCACGCTGAAGAGGTGATTCAGTGGTCAGAAGATCTCCACCTCTTCAGAGAACAGACGATGGGCCAGACCGTTGTGATGGGGTCAAACACTGAGAACACCTTGGCCGCGGAACTGGAGGGGAGAGAGACGGTGGTAATGCATCGCGATATGGACCCTTCAAGAGTATTGGGACAAGTCAAAACAGAAAAGTGTTTCATCGTCGGCGGAGCAAGAACATACAGTCGTTTTGCACCATTCCTGACACATCTCTTTCTGACGGTTCATCCCCAGGTGTTCTCCAGCAACTCTCTACCGCTGTTCAGCCATCTTGATAACGACATGCGGCTGGAATTCAAGAGATTGGTGGATGTGAATAGCGAAAGGGGAATCTATCAGCTCCAGTATAAGGTTCTGTAGCGTGAGACCTAACAGGAGTAATTCCACAGACCGAACCTAGGTGTGATCTATTAAATGTTCGAGATTCCACCAACAGATGAACCAGCCGCCGGCGCAATCATCTTTCTGCACGGCTGGGGTGCCAACGGCCGCGACCTTGTTCCGCTTGGTCAAAGTCTGGGATTTAACAATGTGCAACTCGTTTTTCTTGAAGGAGAGTGTGAAGTGCCGGGAACGATGGGACAGGGCAGGGGGTGGTTCGCAATTCCTCCAAACGAACATCTTGAAGAGGAACGCTTCGCCAGCAGGCGAAAGATAATCTCTGCCATCGAAGAGATTTCATCTCGAGGAATTGACCGCAGTAGGGTTATTCTGCTGGGATTCTCTCAGGGGGCCAGCATGAGTCTTGATGTGATGTTGAACCATGAGAAAGGGTTGGGTGCCGTTGTTGCTTTGAGCGGGTTCCTGATGGAGACAGAGAAAGTACGCAAGATGAAGAATCTCCATGTGGACGTACCCATCTTTGCCGCCCACGGCACCCACGATCCGCTTCTGCCGTTTGAGCCGAGTAAGTCGTCAGTCCTGACGCTTTGTGAGGTAGGGTTCGATGTGGAGTGGCATGAGTATCCCAAGGCGCATGAAATTGTACAGGAAGAACTGTCTGCTGTCCAGCAGTTTATAAAAAGGGTTCTCTCTTAAATTATGGTTACTTTGTTGTAGAAGCCAGAGTAGCCGTGTAATCCAGAGAAGGAGCGTCTACAGGAACCTCGGGCCGTTCACCTGACCGCTTCGCCTTTACAAGAGCCGACTTCACTTTTGCGCGGAAGGTTCTATCTTCAATTGCGTTAATGATCTCTATATCGCCATCGAGCCCCTTGAGGACGTACTGATTGATTCTGGCTTCTTCGCCGACTTCGGCAGCGGGCGCCAGCTCTGTTGCGCTCGCCGCAGTGGAGGGGACGCCCCCGCCTAACATAAACTGGTTAACTATTTCAACAGCTTCAGGTGTCGCATCAGGGGTGATGCCGGCTCGCTTGGCTTTTACATAGGCAGATTTCGCCTTTGCCCGCAAAGGTTTCTCCGTAATGTTATTCAATAGATCCATCCCATCAGCTAGTGCCTTTGCCACCAGAGCGTCGATGAATGCGTCATTGATAATGATCTTTTCTTGAGCGGGCGCTGCTTCAGCCGCCACCTCAGCTTCCGGCGCCTCGGGCAGTGCCTCGACAAGGTTTCGCAGGACGTCCTTTCCACGCCACGAAAACATAGCTGCGGTAATAAAGCCGAGAAGGGTGTTGTTGCTGGAGTGATAATTAACTTCAAGACAGTTGGTGTACGGTTTTAGTTTGAAGGAGACAATCTCACGGTTGAAGGGAAAGAAGCGCATCTCCATGCTAAGGGTTCTGCAGGGATCAATGGTGACGAAGCGGCAAGGAACAAAAGGTGCACCGAAGAAGGGCTTAATCTTAAAACGGCTTCCCACTTCCATTCTATATTCTAGCAGAGAGTGGCGGTGAGCCCAACGCACAGCACTCTCATTTGTAACACGAACGCGCTTAATCCATGGGAACCAAAGGTTGTAATTCGCCAGATCGGTGAGAGTTCTCCACACGGTTTCGGCGGGGGCACCAACATCCATCTGTGCCACAGCTGAGGTCGCTCTAGGGTGGAAGCTGACAGAGCAGTCAAGATCGAGGTGCTGATCTTGAGACGCCTGTTGGATGAAGTACAAGATTACAGCAAGAAGAGCGATGCTTGCACCGGCTAACATGGTGAATATCTCCCCTGATTTCTGATCATTTCCCTGGATTTTTTAGGGGTGAAATCTAATAATGAAAGGACTCTTCCTGTAGTGATTTTGTAGCGAAGAATCACTTGTCTGTTAAAAAATGATCGGCTATTATTTCAGCCAGCCAAGCAGGGGGAAAGAGCAGACATGGATTCCAAACTCATCTGGCTTATGACCTTTGTAGGCATCTACTGGGCCTACTGTCTTTTTTGGGGTGTAAAGGGGGCGAGGAGTTCCCGCACCTCAGCTGACTACTTTCTTGCGGGCCGCTCTATCGGAATCTGGGTTTTTGTTCTGGCGGCCACAGCAACCAGCTTCAGCGGCTGGACATTTATCGGCCATCCCGGCAAGATCCTGACGGACGGATTGCCCTATGCTTTTGCATCCTTCTATGCTTTAACAATTCCATTTACCGGTGTTCTGTTTCTTAGGAGGCAGTGGGTTTTGGGCCGGGCGTTCAAATACATCACTCCGGGCGAGATGTACAGCGACTATTACGGTGGCAATGCTATCAGACTCCTGACAGTATTGGTGGCGTTTCTCTTTAGCGTTCCATATTTAGGTGTTCAACTGCGGGCCTCCGGGGATCTGTTCAATGTGCTAACAGACGGGATGGTCAGCGTCAACTTCGGCATGTTCGCCCTATCTGTAGTGGTGATGATCTATGTCGCTTCTGGCGGCCTCAGATCGGTAGCCTATGTCGATTGTGTTCAGTGTGTTCTGCTGGCGCTTGGAATCTCTATCCTCGGTGGTATTGCTATTCATTTCTCCGGCGGTTGGTCGGGGTTTACGGCCGGCATAGCAGATTTTGTGCGTAACGACAGTGCTACAAATGGTAACCTAACACCAGCAGGCCACTCTCCAGTTGTAGCTATTCCGGGAAGCATTCAATTCGTCTCGTCGGGCTCCAAGGCAGCTGGCGGCACGTGGACCGGCATGATGTGTATGACCTACATGTTTGCCCTTATGGGGATTCAGTCATCTCCAGCTTTTTCAATGTGGGCTTTCTCCAATAAGACAAGCCGGTCATTTCGCTGGCAGCAGGTGGCGGCTTCATCTCTGGTTATTGGTCTAATCCTGTTCACATTCACAATCTTTCAGGGAATGGGGGGCAATGTTCTGGTGGCCCGAGGTGTTCTGGAGAGTGCCAACGACAAAAACCTCGTGCCACAGCTTATTAATCTGCTTTCCGACTCTACCCCTTGGCTGGTAGGACTCCTAGCGGTTTGTGCTCTGGCGGCCATGCAGAGTACCGGCGCGGCGTACATGTCAACATTCAGCGGCATGGTAACACGAGATATCTACAAAAAGTATATTTCTCCGGAGGCATCAGACAAAATTCAGAAGTTGAGTGGAAGGATATTCGTTGTTCTGGTGACAGGAGCGGCCCTTATCGTAGCAGCGAAATCGACGCAGGCGATCGTCATGTTAGGCGGACTTGCAGTGGCCTACGGATTTCAGATGTATCCAGCCCTCATGGGCATCTGTTACTTCCCTCAATTTACCCGGAAGGGCGTCGTGGCCGGCCTTGTTATGGGCCTTGTAGTGGTGACGCTGACAGATCGAACGTCCGCATGGTTTGGCTTGCCGTGGGGTGCCTATCCCCTTACCATCCACAGCGCAGGCTGGGGGATACTCTTTAATCTGGTGGTGGCGTTGGCGGTGTCGAAATTCTCAGGCGACACAGATGACGACAGAAAACGGAAGGACAAACGCCACGCCTTTCTCCAGGCTGTTTCAGGGTTGACGCCGGAGAGAAAAAAGAGGGTGTCCCTCGCGTGGGGATTGACACTCGTTTGGTTTCTGGTCGGATTTGGGCCGTTCGCCACCATTGGGAATACGTTGTTCTCTGATCCTAACCAGCCCGCCACGTGGGCTCCGTTCGGACTTCCGTCTCTATGGGTGTGGCAGCTTCTGTTCTTGGTGTACGGCATTTTCGTCATGTGGTTCTTGGCGTTCCATATGGGGCTCTCAGAA is part of the Candidatus Neomarinimicrobiota bacterium genome and harbors:
- a CDS encoding sodium:solute symporter family protein, with translation MDSKLIWLMTFVGIYWAYCLFWGVKGARSSRTSADYFLAGRSIGIWVFVLAATATSFSGWTFIGHPGKILTDGLPYAFASFYALTIPFTGVLFLRRQWVLGRAFKYITPGEMYSDYYGGNAIRLLTVLVAFLFSVPYLGVQLRASGDLFNVLTDGMVSVNFGMFALSVVVMIYVASGGLRSVAYVDCVQCVLLALGISILGGIAIHFSGGWSGFTAGIADFVRNDSATNGNLTPAGHSPVVAIPGSIQFVSSGSKAAGGTWTGMMCMTYMFALMGIQSSPAFSMWAFSNKTSRSFRWQQVAASSLVIGLILFTFTIFQGMGGNVLVARGVLESANDKNLVPQLINLLSDSTPWLVGLLAVCALAAMQSTGAAYMSTFSGMVTRDIYKKYISPEASDKIQKLSGRIFVVLVTGAALIVAAKSTQAIVMLGGLAVAYGFQMYPALMGICYFPQFTRKGVVAGLVMGLVVVTLTDRTSAWFGLPWGAYPLTIHSAGWGILFNLVVALAVSKFSGDTDDDRKRKDKRHAFLQAVSGLTPERKKRVSLAWGLTLVWFLVGFGPFATIGNTLFSDPNQPATWAPFGLPSLWVWQLLFLVYGIFVMWFLAFHMGLSEPIDPQKVEATHRERFN
- a CDS encoding redoxin domain-containing protein; this encodes MAEFQSQIEKFSEERVDIYGVSADPVSALLKFSDKHNIEYSLLSDLEKELISQFGVWGKKKLYGKEYEGIFRSTAILDGKNVVTHVFPKVSPKGHADQVLEILRDFGYS
- a CDS encoding dihydrofolate reductase → MDVILTAAITANGMIAHHAEEVIQWSEDLHLFREQTMGQTVVMGSNTENTLAAELEGRETVVMHRDMDPSRVLGQVKTEKCFIVGGARTYSRFAPFLTHLFLTVHPQVFSSNSLPLFSHLDNDMRLEFKRLVDVNSERGIYQLQYKVL
- a CDS encoding hydrolase, whose protein sequence is MDKPHRQLAWKLFFNAVAQMSPEDAVQIMAPILKKASGQAEDHMRLSPETALLLVIDVQEKIFATMHEEVETEENINRIVAGAKILKLPIIWTEQYPRGLGPTIASVQELLKDNEKLEKIAFSCLGDAAVKESLRTHNRKQVLVCGIEAHVCVYQTVVDLVEEGYDVHLVTDATMSRKESNYRLAVTKMGRMGAQLTSVEMALFELQRVAKGDTFKAIAGTIK
- a CDS encoding SRPBCC family protein, whose protein sequence is MLAGASIALLAVILYFIQQASQDQHLDLDCSVSFHPRATSAVAQMDVGAPAETVWRTLTDLANYNLWFPWIKRVRVTNESAVRWAHRHSLLEYRMEVGSRFKIKPFFGAPFVPCRFVTIDPCRTLSMEMRFFPFNREIVSFKLKPYTNCLEVNYHSSNNTLLGFITAAMFSWRGKDVLRNLVEALPEAPEAEVAAEAAPAQEKIIINDAFIDALVAKALADGMDLLNNITEKPLRAKAKSAYVKAKRAGITPDATPEAVEIVNQFMLGGGVPSTAASATELAPAAEVGEEARINQYVLKGLDGDIEIINAIEDRTFRAKVKSALVKAKRSGERPEVPVDAPSLDYTATLASTTK
- a CDS encoding pitrilysin family protein, encoding MDLIAPQINDVTPVDGVRVLSLETGVRDVVTITGSLLGGEVFSPDSNSAVAEMTASMLDQGTEERDKFAISETLENVGAALTFSSDNYRVRFGARCLSKDVGVVLELLAEQLRTPAFKKRELDTLIKRRVGELKKHSEDTRARAMEAFLQTLYPEDHPNFYTPMERQLAETKAIQAQELKKFHGDNYGTRKLTIVAVGDVNHEKITGGVKRHFSGWQMSPLSIARQDEVVANTIGEPVDKTIEMKGKTSADTVFGQPIGIDRDHEEFHPLMLGHFILGGNFSARLMSTVRDQEGLTYGIQAIVAGVDNGNDGYWYVWGTFAPELTAQGRKSAVKQLKKWIENGVTEDELARKKTTIGGMYRVGLATTAGLAGRILTTVERGRTLDYIDSYPDRIGAITLDQVNKAIRGYCDSGKLVTVVAGATNK
- a CDS encoding pitrilysin family protein, translated to MISPMKRTHTPVMLLVAVFAAAIGWSTPVTEEIDIPHEKHVLDNGLTLIIHEDHKAPIVAVNVWYHVGSKNEKPGRTGFAHLFEHLMFNGSENFNDDYFIPLEKVGATDLNGTTNEDRTNYFQNVPSNATDLVLWMESDRMGHLLGAIDQDKLDEQRGVVQNEKRQGENQPYAIAYELITKNTFPKGHPYSWTVIGSMEDLDAAELNDVHKWFKDYYGAANAVIAIAGDIDAEAAKAKAEEYFGTIPPGPPVKRQDMWIAKMSGTHRQIAQDRVPLPRIYKVWNIPQWGSADADYLDLVSDVLAVGKNSRLYKRLVYEDQIATNVNAYVDLREIGGQFAIVATAQQGVDLTEVEKALDEEIATFLRKGPTKREMERIKTQYRARFIRGIERIGGFGGKSDILARNEVYGGTPDHYKVTLERIASASRNDLKKTAMKWLSDGVYILEIHPFPKHMTTETDVDRSKLPDVGGFPALELPDIQKVTLSNGLEIILAERHEIPVVSLTLVVDAGYAADQFGLAGTASMSMLMLDEGTNSRSALEISDELKVLGAQVSAGADLDICIVSLSALKENLDASLDVFADVILNPTFPKDELERLKKQRLASIKQEETRPITMALRVLPALLYGEGHAYSNPLTGSGTVASTESMTRDDLVSFHDSWLQPQGATMVAVGDITVDELVTSLENLFSDWKQKTELPGKNISEVSLPAQSRVYLMDKPGAIQSIIIAGHLAPPTNNPDEIRIETMNTILGGAFTSRINMNLREDKHWSYGARSLFWEAKGQRMFFAYAPVQTDKTKESLVELNKELRGIIGENPASKEELSKAQKSQTLRLPGRFETMNAVSGAIVEMVKFGIPEDYYETYPGLVRGLDIAEISQVAKNVLYPDRLTWLVVGDREKIEAGIKELGYGEVQIITVGGE
- a CDS encoding pitrilysin family protein, which gives rise to MTEGFEFIKESGGIKEYRLIENDLTVLSMVDHSAPVVTFMVTYRVGSRNEAIGHTGATHLLEHLMFKGSTNYSKDNSKTIWRVLQDVGAVLNATTWFDRTNYFELLPSEHLEKAISIEADRMRHAFLRDEDRQPEMTVVRNEFERGENEPFEVLDKNIWATAYQAHPYHHATIGWRSDIENVSTERLRQFYDTFYWPNNATVSIVGGVEGKTALGLVIKHFGSIGRSTQQIPVMYTTEPEQEGQRRVVLKRAGEVPIVGIANKSPEGRHGDSYVLQVLASILTSGKNSRFYKSIMDRGLATDVSVWAHPLHDNGLFITYAFVTPGTEPERVEKLIWDEYESLKEKGVKKQEVDKAKTRIRAETAFSRDGSYSIASHLNEAIALGDWTFYTTYLERIEQVTVEDVQRACKTYLIEDTSTVGHFVPTQAGEAEG
- a CDS encoding dienelactone hydrolase family protein; the protein is MFEIPPTDEPAAGAIIFLHGWGANGRDLVPLGQSLGFNNVQLVFLEGECEVPGTMGQGRGWFAIPPNEHLEEERFASRRKIISAIEEISSRGIDRSRVILLGFSQGASMSLDVMLNHEKGLGAVVALSGFLMETEKVRKMKNLHVDVPIFAAHGTHDPLLPFEPSKSSVLTLCEVGFDVEWHEYPKAHEIVQEELSAVQQFIKRVLS